A genomic region of Sulfobacillus acidophilus DSM 10332 contains the following coding sequences:
- a CDS encoding transcriptional regulator, IclR family (PFAM: IclR helix-turn-helix domain; Bacterial transcriptional regulator~COGs: COG1414 Transcriptional regulator~InterPro IPR005471:IPR014757~KEGG: gya:GYMC52_1422 transcriptional regulator, IclR family~PFAM: Transcriptional regulator IclR, C-terminal; Transcriptional regulator IclR, N-terminal~SMART: Transcriptional regulator IclR, N-terminal~SPTR: Transcriptional regulator, IclR family;~manually curated), giving the protein MLRGVDGLLSSVQSTIQVLRSFRWDRPEWALADLSRRLGRPKSTILKALTTLQAAGFVERVPQTSRYRPALGTLTFGPSMVQHFDLVRIGMPIVRQLALTPGHTVHLAVYDAGEIIWLVTMDARSGYSLHSRVGRRAPASVAAAGQAILAFLDPDSLVLDLQRDWRRSTPASPKTFPQLLQALEETRRRGYAYQADQIDPGIAAVAVPVFDEYDRPIASLSITGPTNSFRFRDVVEIAKMAQKSARLLSRRWQDPIGDPLPPPNRAAVSHWLRPHPPSREDLILRSAANALTILTLFTPEQPFLSFSEIHSRLGLAKSMVSRMLVTLEQTGALDRDRYRRYRVGSGLLELGLVVDAYHPTLKKARQLVNRIQEWLAEPAAVFWGSPSGALCLASEKALPYRPGYWVTFPDSGHERAISGQWLGSEYPCIVAMPAARVHDAAHARYLIDRAMSDFVSDSGTEASRTARLHDMVSLNPDEATREEVL; this is encoded by the coding sequence GTGCTCCGAGGGGTGGACGGATTGCTGTCGTCGGTGCAGTCTACCATACAAGTCCTCCGATCTTTTCGATGGGACCGACCGGAATGGGCATTAGCCGATCTCTCACGGCGGCTCGGTCGTCCCAAATCGACCATTCTGAAGGCTCTCACCACCCTTCAGGCGGCAGGCTTTGTGGAGCGGGTTCCCCAAACCTCCCGTTATCGTCCGGCCCTCGGTACCTTAACGTTTGGTCCCTCGATGGTTCAACATTTTGACCTAGTCCGAATCGGTATGCCGATTGTTCGACAGTTGGCCCTGACCCCCGGTCACACGGTCCACTTGGCCGTTTATGACGCCGGGGAAATTATCTGGCTGGTTACAATGGACGCCCGATCTGGTTATTCTCTGCATTCGCGTGTCGGTCGGCGTGCCCCCGCCAGTGTCGCCGCCGCCGGCCAAGCGATTTTAGCCTTTCTTGACCCGGACAGCCTGGTACTGGATCTCCAACGAGATTGGCGCCGATCGACGCCCGCTTCCCCGAAGACGTTTCCTCAGTTATTGCAGGCATTGGAAGAAACCCGCCGCCGAGGATACGCCTATCAGGCGGACCAAATCGACCCGGGCATTGCGGCGGTCGCCGTTCCGGTGTTCGATGAGTACGACAGGCCGATCGCCAGTTTGAGTATAACCGGTCCGACAAATTCTTTCCGGTTTCGCGATGTGGTCGAAATCGCTAAAATGGCCCAAAAATCTGCCCGCCTGCTATCCCGCCGATGGCAGGACCCTATCGGGGATCCCCTGCCGCCCCCGAATCGGGCGGCCGTTTCCCATTGGCTGCGGCCACACCCCCCCTCCCGTGAAGACCTCATTTTACGGTCGGCCGCCAATGCGTTGACTATTCTGACACTCTTTACGCCGGAGCAACCCTTTCTCAGCTTTTCCGAAATCCATAGCCGCTTGGGCTTGGCCAAAAGCATGGTATCGCGGATGTTGGTCACCTTAGAACAAACGGGGGCCTTAGACCGTGACCGTTACCGACGGTATCGGGTGGGATCCGGCCTTTTAGAGCTCGGACTGGTGGTGGACGCTTATCATCCAACCCTGAAAAAGGCGCGTCAACTCGTTAACCGCATTCAAGAATGGCTGGCCGAACCGGCCGCGGTTTTTTGGGGATCTCCCTCCGGAGCCTTATGTCTCGCCAGTGAGAAGGCTTTACCGTATCGTCCGGGCTACTGGGTTACCTTCCCCGATTCCGGTCACGAACGGGCGATTTCCGGACAATGGCTGGGTAGTGAGTATCCTTGCATCGTCGCCATGCCGGCGGCCAGGGTGCATGACGCGGCTCATGCCCGCTATTTAATCGACCGGGCCATGTCAGATTTTGTTTCCGATAGCGGAACGGAGGCTAGCCGAACGGCCCGGCTTCACGATATGGTAAGCCTAAATCCTGATGAGGCAACCCGAGAGGAGGTTTTATAA
- a CDS encoding Uracil-DNA glycosylase superfamily (PFAM: Uracil DNA glycosylase superfamily~TIGRFAM: uracil-DNA glycosylase, family 4~COGs: COG1573 Uracil-DNA glycosylase~InterPro IPR005122~KEGG: sth:STH1979 uracil-DNA glycosylase~PFAM: Uracil-DNA glycosylase-like~SPTR: Uracil-DNA glycosylase): MDFEARDLEMINEAIVHCRRCPRLVEWREKVAQTKVRRFRDEPYWGKPLPGFGDPHARLLIVGLAPAAHGGNRTGRMFTGDDSGDWLIDALYQNGLANQPVSRSIDDGLVLHETYLTAAVRCAPPDNRPTPAEARACAPYLQAEWQWFNPRVVVALGRFALEAVRRLAETLGEETGPLTFRHGAEFDWTRPTHRTLLVSYHPSRQNTQTGRLTRDMLLTVMARARAILEDSGAP; encoded by the coding sequence ATGGATTTTGAAGCCAGGGATTTAGAAATGATTAATGAAGCCATCGTCCATTGCCGACGTTGTCCCCGGTTGGTCGAATGGCGGGAAAAGGTCGCCCAAACGAAAGTCCGTCGATTTCGGGATGAGCCGTATTGGGGGAAACCGCTACCCGGTTTTGGCGATCCGCACGCGCGGCTTTTGATTGTCGGACTGGCACCGGCGGCCCACGGCGGGAATCGTACGGGCCGGATGTTTACCGGGGATGATTCGGGGGATTGGTTAATCGACGCGCTCTATCAAAACGGGCTGGCCAACCAGCCCGTCAGCCGGAGCATCGATGACGGATTGGTACTCCATGAGACCTATCTGACCGCTGCCGTGCGCTGTGCCCCGCCCGACAACCGTCCGACGCCGGCGGAAGCCCGCGCCTGCGCCCCCTATTTACAGGCCGAGTGGCAATGGTTCAACCCGCGCGTGGTGGTGGCGCTCGGCCGGTTTGCCCTGGAGGCGGTTCGGCGGTTGGCCGAGACCCTCGGCGAAGAGACGGGACCCCTGACGTTTCGCCATGGGGCGGAGTTTGATTGGACTCGGCCTACACATCGGACGTTATTGGTATCCTATCACCCGAGTCGACAAAACACGCAAACCGGGCGATTGACCCGTGACATGCTGTTGACGGTCATGGCACGGGCGCGGGCTATTCTTGAGGATTCGGGTGCGCCTTGA